In Salinarimonas sp., a genomic segment contains:
- a CDS encoding DUF3140 domain-containing protein, with protein sequence MDDREKQEIYAEFNDAVNMTPKELEEWLETEASQNVGWTHEGEDEAVGHKSGRRIVEIKHKKKAELDDDDYAHMKKVVGYVHRHLKQGGPSDGKEHSRWRYSLMNWGHDPLK encoded by the coding sequence ATGGACGACCGGGAGAAGCAAGAGATCTACGCCGAGTTCAACGACGCGGTGAACATGACGCCGAAGGAGCTCGAGGAATGGCTCGAGACCGAGGCGTCGCAGAACGTCGGCTGGACGCACGAGGGCGAGGACGAGGCGGTGGGCCACAAGTCCGGCCGGCGCATCGTCGAGATCAAGCACAAGAAGAAGGCCGAGCTCGACGACGACGACTACGCCCACATGAAGAAGGTCGTCGGCTACGTCCACCGCCACCTGAAGCAGGGCGGGCCGAGCGACGGCAAGGAGCATTCCCGCTGGCGCTACTCGCTGATGAACTGGGGCCACGACCCGCTGAAATGA
- a CDS encoding nucleotidyltransferase family protein: MSVAAIVLAAGLGSRFGETPKLLAELDGEPLVRRVAQAAVASRADPVMVVLGRAAAAVRAALDGLPITFVDNPDYAQGLSTSLKAGFAALPGDAAGAVVCLGDMPLLGADVLDALIAAFAETPDAAAIVPVHAGRRGNPVLLARRLAPEIAGLSGDRGAGPLLKGRADVRELPWGDDRVLVDVDTPEALAALGSPLSLVERGRG, encoded by the coding sequence GTGAGCGTCGCCGCGATCGTGCTCGCCGCGGGCCTCGGCTCCCGCTTCGGCGAGACGCCGAAGCTGCTGGCGGAGCTCGACGGCGAGCCGCTGGTGCGGCGGGTGGCGCAAGCGGCCGTCGCCTCCCGCGCCGACCCGGTGATGGTGGTTCTCGGCCGGGCGGCCGCGGCGGTCCGCGCCGCGCTCGACGGGCTGCCGATCACCTTCGTCGACAATCCGGACTACGCGCAGGGCCTCTCCACCTCGCTGAAGGCGGGTTTCGCCGCGCTGCCGGGCGACGCTGCGGGCGCGGTCGTGTGCCTCGGCGACATGCCCCTCCTCGGCGCGGACGTCCTCGACGCGCTGATCGCCGCCTTCGCCGAGACCCCCGACGCCGCCGCGATCGTTCCCGTCCATGCCGGCCGGCGCGGCAATCCGGTCCTGCTGGCCCGCCGCCTCGCCCCGGAGATCGCCGGGCTCTCGGGGGATCGGGGGGCGGGGCCGCTCCTGAAGGGGCGCGCCGACGTGCGCGAGCTGCCCTGGGGCGACGACCGGGTGCTGGTCGACGTGGATACGCCCGAGGCGCTGGCGGCGCTCGGCTCTCCCCTCTCCCTCGTGGAGAGGGGCCGGGGGTGA
- a CDS encoding molybdopterin-binding protein, with translation MIFATLPVREAIGALSVHSVKAPGIVLKKGAPIGEAEAAALAEAGIAEIVAVRLEPGDVGEDAAAARLATAAAGEGLRAEAPFTGRVNLFATRPGVLLADAAAVDRVNAVDEAITVATLASFKPVVEGEMVATVKIIPYAVPEDRLARAVVAAGEGTLSVAPYLRTRVGVVSTLLPALKPTVVDKTLRVLETRLGPAGARIVGETRTPHAAPDLAEALRALAASEAELIVVFGASAIADRRDVIPAAIEAAGGRVDHFGMPVDPGNLLLVGEIAGRPVVGAPGCARSPKENGFDWVLHRLLAGLPVTRADIMGMGVGGLLMEIVSRPQPRGGEPSAGPEAAGDET, from the coding sequence ATGATCTTCGCCACGCTCCCCGTCCGCGAGGCGATCGGCGCGCTCTCCGTCCATTCCGTCAAGGCGCCGGGGATCGTGCTCAAGAAGGGCGCGCCGATCGGCGAGGCCGAGGCGGCGGCGCTCGCCGAGGCGGGCATCGCGGAGATCGTCGCCGTGCGGCTCGAGCCCGGCGACGTCGGCGAGGACGCCGCGGCCGCCCGGCTCGCGACCGCGGCGGCGGGGGAGGGGCTGCGCGCGGAGGCGCCGTTCACCGGGCGCGTCAACCTCTTCGCCACCCGCCCGGGCGTGCTCCTCGCCGACGCCGCCGCCGTCGACCGGGTCAACGCCGTCGACGAGGCGATCACGGTCGCGACGCTGGCGTCCTTCAAGCCCGTGGTCGAGGGCGAGATGGTCGCGACCGTGAAGATCATTCCCTACGCCGTGCCCGAGGATCGCCTCGCCCGCGCCGTCGTCGCGGCGGGGGAGGGGACGCTGAGCGTCGCGCCCTATCTGCGCACGCGGGTGGGCGTCGTCTCGACGCTGCTGCCGGCGCTCAAGCCGACCGTCGTCGACAAGACCCTGCGCGTGCTGGAGACCCGCCTCGGGCCCGCGGGCGCCCGCATCGTCGGCGAGACCCGCACGCCCCACGCCGCCCCGGACCTCGCGGAGGCGCTGCGGGCGCTCGCGGCGAGCGAGGCGGAGCTGATCGTCGTCTTCGGCGCCTCCGCCATCGCCGACCGGCGCGACGTCATCCCAGCCGCCATCGAGGCGGCGGGCGGGCGCGTCGACCATTTCGGCATGCCGGTCGACCCCGGCAACCTGCTCCTCGTCGGAGAGATCGCCGGGCGCCCCGTCGTCGGCGCGCCGGGCTGCGCGCGCTCGCCCAAGGAGAACGGCTTCGACTGGGTGCTCCACCGCCTCCTCGCCGGGCTCCCGGTGACGCGCGCCGACATCATGGGCATGGGCGTCGGCGGCCTCCTGATGGAGATCGTCTCCCGGCCCCAGCCCCGCGGCGGCGAGCCCAGCGCCGGCCCGGAGGCTGCGGGAGACGAGACGTGA
- a CDS encoding XdhC family protein — translation MKLPLLAALNQERAARRAAILVTHLATGEQRLVREGEIDADPLADALHDALRKGKSGIVETPEGEVFLGVQVPPTRILVVGAVHISQALAPMAKIAGFDVTIVDPRTAFATPERFPNVELLDVWPDEALAARPLDRYTALVALTHDPKIDDPALTAGLNAECFYIGALGSKKTHARRVERLREAGFEEAAIARIHAPIGLDIGAVSPAEIAVSVLGEIVGQLRRDRRRAP, via the coding sequence ATGAAGCTCCCCCTCCTCGCCGCCCTCAACCAGGAGCGCGCCGCGCGCCGTGCGGCGATCCTCGTCACGCATCTCGCGACCGGCGAGCAGCGGCTCGTGCGCGAGGGCGAGATCGACGCCGACCCGCTGGCGGACGCCCTCCACGACGCGCTCCGCAAGGGCAAGTCCGGCATCGTCGAGACGCCCGAGGGCGAGGTCTTCCTCGGCGTCCAGGTCCCGCCGACGCGCATCCTGGTGGTGGGCGCCGTCCACATCTCCCAGGCGCTGGCGCCCATGGCGAAGATCGCCGGCTTCGACGTCACCATCGTCGATCCGCGCACCGCCTTCGCGACGCCGGAGCGCTTCCCCAACGTCGAGCTCCTCGACGTCTGGCCGGACGAGGCGCTGGCCGCCCGCCCGCTCGACCGCTACACCGCGCTCGTCGCGCTCACCCACGACCCGAAGATCGACGACCCGGCGCTGACCGCCGGGCTGAATGCGGAGTGCTTCTACATCGGCGCGCTCGGCTCGAAGAAGACCCATGCGCGCCGGGTCGAGCGCCTGCGCGAGGCGGGCTTCGAGGAGGCCGCCATCGCGCGCATCCACGCGCCGATCGGCCTCGACATCGGCGCCGTCTCCCCGGCCGAGATCGCCGTCTCGGTCCTCGGCGAGATCGTCGGGCAGCTGCGCCGGGATCGCAGGCGCGCGCCATGA
- a CDS encoding XdhC family protein, which produces MTDTAIPVATDEDILAAAQAWREAGRGVAVATVVETWGSAPRPVGSHLVIDEAGDFLGSVSGGCVEGAVIADAIDVIETGAPKMLEFGVADETAWRVGLSCGGRIRVYVERVE; this is translated from the coding sequence ATGACCGACACGGCCATCCCCGTCGCCACCGACGAGGACATCCTCGCGGCGGCCCAGGCCTGGCGCGAGGCCGGCCGCGGCGTCGCCGTCGCCACCGTCGTCGAGACCTGGGGCTCGGCCCCGCGCCCCGTCGGCTCGCATCTCGTCATCGACGAGGCGGGCGATTTCCTCGGCTCGGTCTCCGGCGGCTGCGTCGAGGGCGCGGTGATCGCGGACGCGATCGACGTGATCGAGACCGGCGCGCCGAAGATGCTCGAGTTCGGCGTCGCCGACGAGACCGCCTGGCGCGTGGGGCTCTCCTGCGGTGGGCGCATCCGGGTGTACGTGGAGCGGGTGGAATGA
- a CDS encoding VWA domain-containing protein, giving the protein MDTPEPTPGKLADNIAYFARALRAAGIPVGPGAVLDAIAAVEAARIGSREDFYWTLHAVFVKRHEHTLLFDQAFRLFWRRRALIEKLIAQMSPMSPGAKKPEDKPKAGAARVQEGLNPPKQERPPPKEEERFSARLTVSDREVLREKDFSQMSAAEIAKAKRVIAALELPDDARPTRRFASDPKGAVVDMRRTLRRSMRAGGATIDIAWRAPIIKPPPLVALLDISGSMAEYSRLFLHFLHAMAEKRRRVHSFVFATRLTNITREMANRDPDEALARAAGRVKDWEGGTRIATCLHAFNRDWSRRVLGQGATVLLFTDGLERDVDTTLEFEMDRLKRSCRRLIWLNPLLRYDRFEARASGIKAMLPHVHEFRPIHNIGSMETLCEALSARRSRDADPRAWLRAVA; this is encoded by the coding sequence ATGGACACTCCCGAACCCACCCCCGGCAAGCTCGCCGACAACATCGCCTATTTCGCCCGCGCGTTGCGCGCCGCCGGCATCCCCGTCGGCCCGGGCGCGGTGCTCGACGCGATCGCCGCGGTCGAGGCGGCGCGGATCGGTAGCCGCGAGGATTTCTACTGGACGCTCCACGCCGTCTTCGTGAAGCGCCACGAGCACACGCTCCTGTTCGACCAGGCCTTCCGCCTGTTCTGGCGCCGTCGCGCGCTGATCGAGAAGCTGATCGCGCAGATGTCGCCCATGTCGCCGGGCGCGAAGAAGCCCGAGGACAAGCCGAAGGCCGGCGCCGCGCGCGTGCAGGAGGGGCTCAATCCGCCCAAGCAGGAGCGCCCCCCGCCGAAGGAGGAGGAGCGCTTCTCCGCCCGGCTCACGGTGTCTGACCGCGAGGTCCTGCGAGAGAAGGACTTCTCCCAGATGTCCGCCGCCGAGATCGCCAAGGCCAAGCGCGTCATCGCCGCCCTCGAGCTCCCCGACGACGCCCGGCCGACCCGGCGCTTCGCCTCCGACCCGAAGGGCGCCGTCGTCGACATGCGCCGGACGCTGCGCCGCTCCATGCGCGCCGGCGGCGCGACCATCGACATCGCCTGGCGCGCGCCGATCATCAAGCCGCCCCCGCTCGTCGCGCTCCTCGACATTTCGGGCTCGATGGCGGAGTATTCGCGCCTGTTCCTGCATTTCCTCCACGCCATGGCGGAGAAGCGCCGGCGCGTGCACAGCTTCGTCTTCGCCACGCGGCTGACCAACATCACCCGCGAGATGGCGAACCGCGACCCCGACGAGGCGCTCGCCCGCGCCGCGGGGCGCGTGAAGGACTGGGAGGGCGGCACGCGCATCGCCACGTGCCTGCACGCCTTCAACCGCGACTGGTCGCGCCGCGTTCTGGGCCAGGGGGCGACGGTGCTGCTCTTCACCGACGGCCTGGAGCGCGACGTCGACACGACGCTGGAATTCGAGATGGACCGGCTCAAGCGCTCCTGCCGCCGGCTGATCTGGCTCAACCCGCTGCTGCGCTACGACCGCTTCGAGGCGCGGGCGTCGGGCATCAAGGCGATGCTGCCGCACGTGCACGAGTTCCGGCCGATCCACAATATCGGCTCCATGGAGACGCTCTGCGAGGCGCTTTCCGCCCGGCGCTCCCGCGACGCCGATCCCCGCGCCTGGCTGCGCGCCGTCGCCTGA
- a CDS encoding MoxR family ATPase, protein MTDIPASIDATESLLASAGYVADRPLATVLFLALKLGRPLFLEGEAGVGKTEIAKVLAQALGRKLIRLQCYEGLDVAAAVYEWNYAGQMMEIRLSEAAGETDKGRLTSDVFSERHLVKRPLVQALEPDPAGPPVLLIDELDRTDEAFEAFLLEILSDFQVTIPEFGTIKAERPPVVILTSNRTREIHDALKRRCLYHWVDYPDAERELAILRAKAPRAPGKLSAEIVAFVQAIRKEELFKVPGVAETLDWASALVELDTVALDPHLVSDTLGVLLKYQDDIQKMQGSKAKEVLDRVRAEARG, encoded by the coding sequence GTGACCGACATCCCCGCCAGCATCGACGCCACCGAGAGCCTGCTCGCGAGCGCGGGCTACGTCGCGGACCGCCCGCTCGCCACCGTGCTCTTCCTCGCGCTCAAGCTCGGGCGCCCGCTCTTCCTCGAGGGCGAGGCCGGCGTCGGCAAGACCGAGATCGCCAAGGTCCTGGCCCAGGCGCTCGGCCGCAAGCTGATCCGGCTGCAGTGCTACGAGGGGCTCGACGTCGCCGCCGCCGTCTACGAGTGGAACTATGCCGGGCAGATGATGGAGATCCGCCTCTCCGAGGCCGCGGGCGAGACCGACAAGGGGCGGCTCACCTCCGACGTGTTCTCCGAGCGCCACCTGGTGAAGCGTCCGCTGGTCCAGGCGCTGGAGCCCGATCCCGCCGGCCCGCCGGTGCTGCTGATCGACGAGCTCGACCGCACCGACGAGGCGTTCGAGGCCTTCCTGCTCGAGATCCTCTCCGACTTCCAGGTGACGATCCCCGAATTCGGGACGATCAAGGCCGAGCGCCCGCCGGTCGTGATCCTCACCTCGAACCGCACGCGCGAGATCCACGACGCCTTGAAGCGCCGCTGCCTCTACCATTGGGTGGACTACCCGGACGCCGAGCGCGAGCTCGCCATCCTGCGCGCCAAGGCGCCCCGCGCCCCGGGCAAGCTCTCCGCCGAGATCGTCGCCTTCGTCCAGGCCATCCGCAAGGAGGAGTTGTTCAAGGTCCCCGGCGTCGCCGAGACGCTGGACTGGGCCTCCGCCCTCGTCGAGCTGGACACGGTGGCGCTCGACCCCCATCTCGTGTCCGACACGCTGGGGGTTCTGCTGAAGTACCAGGACGACATCCAGAAGATGCAGGGGTCGAAGGCCAAGGAGGTGCTCGACCGCGTCCGCGCGGAGGCGCGGGGGTGA
- a CDS encoding xanthine dehydrogenase family protein subunit M has protein sequence MYAFDYHKPTSVRQAVTMLGKTEDAKILAGGHTLLPTMKQRLAAPASLIDLGAIDDLKGIERKGRSVVIGAMTTHAAVATSEVVREAIPGLSEMAEIIGDPAVRARGTIGGSVANNDPAADYPAACVALGATITTNKRKIEADDFFTGMFDTALEEGEIITKIAFPVPAKAAYAKFRNPASRYALAGVFVAKRGSEVRVAVTGAGSDGVFRWSEAEAALKERFKAKSLEGMKADASMMNSDIHADAEYRAHLVGVMARRAVEAATAR, from the coding sequence ATGTACGCCTTCGACTATCACAAGCCGACAAGCGTCCGGCAGGCGGTCACGATGCTCGGCAAGACCGAGGACGCCAAGATCCTGGCGGGCGGCCACACCCTGCTGCCGACGATGAAGCAGCGCCTCGCCGCGCCGGCGAGCCTGATCGATCTCGGCGCCATCGACGATCTCAAGGGCATCGAGCGCAAGGGCCGCTCGGTGGTCATCGGCGCGATGACGACGCATGCGGCCGTCGCCACCTCGGAGGTCGTCCGCGAGGCGATCCCCGGCCTTTCCGAGATGGCCGAGATCATCGGCGATCCCGCGGTGCGCGCCCGCGGCACGATCGGCGGCTCCGTCGCCAACAACGACCCGGCCGCGGACTATCCCGCCGCCTGCGTGGCGCTCGGCGCGACGATCACCACCAACAAGCGCAAGATCGAGGCCGACGACTTCTTCACCGGCATGTTCGACACCGCACTGGAGGAGGGCGAGATCATCACCAAGATCGCGTTCCCGGTGCCGGCCAAGGCGGCCTACGCGAAGTTCCGCAACCCCGCCTCCCGCTACGCGCTGGCCGGCGTGTTCGTGGCCAAGCGCGGATCGGAGGTGCGCGTCGCGGTCACCGGCGCGGGCTCCGATGGCGTCTTCCGCTGGAGCGAGGCCGAGGCGGCGCTCAAGGAGCGCTTCAAGGCGAAGTCGCTGGAGGGGATGAAGGCCGACGCCTCCATGATGAACTCCGACATCCACGCGGACGCGGAATACCGCGCCCATCTCGTCGGCGTCATGGCGCGCCGCGCCGTGGAGGCCGCGACGGCGCGCTGA
- a CDS encoding xanthine dehydrogenase family protein molybdopterin-binding subunit: MTGTGIGAPVRRKEDQRFITGQGRYTDDLARPGQAHAVFVRSPHAHARIKAIDTAEAAAMPGVVAILTGDDLAADQIGGLICGWMIHNKDGSPMRAGPHPALAQGKVRYVGDHVAVVVAETLAQARDAAEAVSVDYEPLPAIVETGKAKGAGVVVHDEAPDNVVYEWHLGDKDATEAAFARASHVTRLDLTNNRLVPNPIETRAAIGEYDAGTGGYTLYTTSQNPHVARLVLSAFIGIAPEHQLRVIAPDVGGGFGSKIFIYAEETVCVWAAKKVGRPVKWTSDRTEAFLSDAHGRDHVTHAEMAVDENGKIIGLRVHTTANLGAYLSTFSSSVPTYLYAPLLSGQYDIPAIYAEVDGVYTNTTPVDAYRGAGRPEATFVVERLVEVTARQLGMDPAKFRKKNYIKRFPHQTPVIMNYDVGDYAASLEKAMEIADYKGFGKRKRESAKRGKLRGIGFSSYIEACGIAPSQAVGSLGAGVGLWESAEVRVNPTGSIEVLTGSHSHGQGHETTFAQLVSDRLGVPIDTVNIVHGDTDKVQFGMGTYGSRSGAVGMSAITKAIDKVIAKAKKVAAYALEASEGDIEFEDGRFKVAGTDKSLAFGEVALQAYIAHKFSGQDLEPGLKEGAFYDPTNFTFPAGVHICEVEIDPDTGVTTIARFTAVDDFGVVINPMIVEGQVHGGIAQGVGQALMEAAIYNESGQLVTASYQDYQMPRAGDLPSFQVGMTVTPCPSNPLGIKGCGEAGAIAAPPAVINAVTDAIGHEDIAMPATPQAVWRAVHKTRVPMAAE; this comes from the coding sequence ATGACGGGTACCGGTATCGGCGCGCCCGTGCGCCGCAAGGAGGACCAGCGTTTCATCACCGGCCAGGGCCGCTACACCGACGACCTCGCGCGTCCCGGCCAGGCCCACGCCGTGTTCGTGCGCTCGCCGCACGCGCATGCCCGCATCAAGGCGATCGACACGGCGGAAGCCGCCGCCATGCCCGGCGTGGTCGCGATCCTCACCGGCGACGACCTCGCCGCCGACCAGATCGGCGGGTTGATCTGCGGCTGGATGATCCACAACAAGGACGGCTCGCCGATGCGCGCGGGCCCGCATCCCGCGCTCGCCCAGGGCAAGGTGCGCTACGTCGGCGACCACGTCGCGGTCGTCGTCGCCGAGACGCTGGCCCAGGCCCGCGACGCCGCCGAGGCGGTGAGCGTCGATTACGAGCCGCTCCCCGCCATCGTCGAGACCGGCAAGGCCAAGGGCGCCGGCGTCGTGGTGCACGACGAGGCCCCGGACAACGTGGTCTACGAGTGGCACCTCGGCGACAAGGACGCGACGGAGGCCGCCTTCGCCCGCGCCTCCCACGTCACCCGGCTCGACCTCACCAACAACCGCCTCGTCCCGAACCCGATCGAGACCCGCGCGGCGATCGGCGAGTACGATGCCGGCACCGGCGGCTACACGCTCTACACGACGAGCCAGAACCCCCACGTCGCCCGTCTCGTGCTCTCGGCCTTCATCGGCATCGCGCCCGAGCACCAGCTGCGGGTCATCGCGCCGGACGTCGGCGGGGGCTTCGGATCGAAGATCTTCATCTACGCCGAGGAGACGGTCTGCGTCTGGGCGGCGAAGAAGGTCGGCCGTCCGGTGAAGTGGACCTCGGACCGCACCGAGGCCTTCCTGTCGGACGCCCACGGCCGCGACCACGTCACCCATGCGGAGATGGCGGTCGACGAGAACGGCAAGATCATCGGGCTGCGCGTCCACACCACGGCCAATCTCGGCGCCTATCTCTCGACGTTCTCCTCCTCGGTGCCGACCTACCTCTATGCGCCGCTGCTGTCGGGCCAGTACGACATCCCGGCGATCTACGCCGAGGTCGACGGCGTCTACACCAACACGACGCCGGTCGACGCCTATCGCGGCGCCGGGCGCCCGGAGGCGACCTTCGTGGTCGAGCGCCTCGTCGAGGTGACGGCCCGCCAGCTGGGGATGGACCCGGCCAAGTTCCGCAAGAAGAACTACATCAAGCGCTTCCCGCACCAGACGCCGGTGATCATGAACTACGACGTCGGCGACTACGCGGCCTCGCTCGAGAAGGCGATGGAGATCGCCGACTACAAGGGCTTCGGCAAGCGCAAGCGCGAGAGCGCCAAGCGCGGCAAGCTGCGCGGGATCGGCTTCTCGTCCTACATCGAGGCCTGCGGCATCGCGCCCTCCCAGGCGGTGGGCTCGCTCGGCGCGGGCGTGGGCCTTTGGGAATCGGCCGAGGTGCGGGTGAACCCGACGGGCTCCATCGAGGTGCTCACCGGCTCGCATTCGCACGGCCAGGGCCACGAGACCACCTTCGCCCAGCTCGTCTCGGATCGCCTCGGCGTGCCGATCGACACCGTCAACATCGTCCACGGCGACACCGACAAGGTGCAGTTCGGCATGGGCACCTACGGCTCGCGCTCGGGCGCGGTCGGCATGTCGGCGATCACCAAGGCGATCGACAAGGTGATCGCCAAGGCCAAGAAGGTCGCCGCGTACGCGCTCGAGGCGTCGGAGGGCGACATCGAGTTCGAGGACGGCCGCTTCAAGGTCGCCGGCACCGACAAGTCGCTCGCCTTCGGCGAAGTGGCGCTGCAGGCCTACATCGCCCACAAGTTCTCGGGCCAGGACCTGGAGCCGGGGCTGAAGGAGGGGGCGTTCTACGATCCCACCAACTTCACCTTCCCGGCGGGCGTCCACATCTGCGAGGTCGAGATCGACCCCGACACGGGCGTGACGACGATCGCGCGCTTCACCGCGGTCGACGATTTCGGCGTGGTCATCAACCCGATGATCGTCGAGGGCCAGGTCCACGGCGGCATCGCCCAGGGCGTCGGCCAGGCGCTGATGGAGGCCGCGATCTACAACGAGAGCGGCCAGCTCGTCACCGCGAGCTACCAGGACTACCAGATGCCGCGCGCGGGCGACCTGCCGTCCTTCCAGGTCGGCATGACGGTGACGCCGTGCCCCTCGAACCCGCTCGGGATCAAGGGCTGCGGCGAGGCCGGCGCCATCGCGGCCCCGCCGGCGGTGATCAACGCGGTCACCGACGCGATCGGCCACGAGGACATCGCGATGCCAGCAACCCCGCAGGCCGTCTGGCGCGCCGTCCACAAGACGCGCGTCCCGATGGCGGCCGAGTGA
- a CDS encoding (2Fe-2S)-binding protein, translated as MAIVSMTVNGKPVTADIDPRTLLVEFLREHLRLTGTHVGCDTSQCGACVVHMNGAAVKACTTLAMQADGTTVTTIEGLASGADLHPMQAAFREHHGLQCGYCTPGMIMTAVDMVNRLGGDLSEETIRTELEGNICRCTGYHNIVRAVETGAKAMVGAPVRQAAE; from the coding sequence ATGGCCATCGTCTCCATGACGGTGAACGGCAAGCCCGTGACCGCCGACATCGACCCGCGCACGCTGCTCGTGGAATTCCTGCGCGAGCACCTGCGCCTCACCGGCACGCACGTGGGGTGCGACACGAGCCAGTGCGGCGCCTGCGTGGTGCACATGAACGGCGCCGCGGTGAAGGCCTGCACGACCCTCGCGATGCAGGCGGACGGCACCACCGTCACGACCATCGAGGGTCTCGCGAGCGGCGCCGATCTGCACCCGATGCAGGCCGCCTTCCGCGAGCATCACGGGCTCCAGTGCGGCTATTGCACGCCCGGCATGATCATGACCGCGGTCGATATGGTGAACCGCCTCGGCGGCGACCTCTCGGAGGAGACCATCCGCACCGAGCTCGAGGGCAACATCTGCCGCTGCACCGGCTACCACAACATCGTCCGCGCGGTGGAGACCGGCGCCAAGGCGATGGTGGGCGCGCCCGTGCGCCAGGCGGCCGAGTGA